From the Excalfactoria chinensis isolate bCotChi1 chromosome 1, bCotChi1.hap2, whole genome shotgun sequence genome, one window contains:
- the SLC37A3 gene encoding sugar phosphate exchanger 3 encodes MAVPGSSRRQPANRGLVSHCTHHHVVVFLLTFFSYSLLHASRKTFSNVKVSISNQWTPSCLNTTFELRPNELWNINHLFPSAEEATLFLGTLDTIFLFSYAVGLFVSGIVGDRLNLRWVLSFGMCSSALVVFFFGTLTEWLHFYNKWFYCCLWVVNGLLQSTGWPCVVAVMGNWFGKAGRGFVFGLWSACASVGNILGAFLASCVLKYGYEYAFLVTASVQFAGGVIVFCGLLTSPKEVGLPELGADEEGSVEEDANRPLMGDDDADDDEGNYSIQASDTDSQPKAIGFFQACCLPGVVLYSLAYACLKLVNYSFFFWLPFYLSNNFGWKEAEADQLSIWYDVGGIIGGTIQGLISDVLQKRAPVLAISLLFAVGSLFGYSRSPNSKPINAVIMAITGFFIGGPSNMISSAISADLGRQDLVRGSSEALATVTGIVDGTGSIGAAVGQYLVSLIQENLGWMWVFYFFILMTSSTILFISPLIVREIRLLLHERHLRMLAE; translated from the exons ATGGCTGTGCCTGGGAGCTCGCGGAGACAGCCTGCAAACAGAGGCCTGGTGTCCCATTGCACTCATCATCATGTTGTGGTGTTCCTGCTGACCTTCTTCAG TTATTCCTTGCTCCACGCTTCCAGAAAGACGTTCAGTAATGTCAAAGTCAGCATTTCAAACCAGTGGACTCCATCCTGCCTGAACACAACTTTTGAGCTCCGGCCAAATGAG CTATGGAACATCAACCATTTATTTCCAAGTGCAGAAGAAGCAACTCTCTTCTTGGGAACGTTGGAcactatttttttgttttcctatgcTGTG GGTCTCTTTGTGAGTGGCATCGTTGGTGACCGCCTGAATTTACGCTGGGTTTTGTCTTTTGGCATGTGTTCATCTGCTCTGGTG GTATTCTTCTTCGGCACCCTCACAGAATGGTTGCATTTCTACAACAAGTGGTTCTACTGCTGTCTCTGGGTTGTGAATGGCTTGCTGCAGTCCACTGGTTGGCCCTGTGTGGTTGCTGTCATGGGCAATTGGTTTGGAAAAGCTGG gaGAGGTTTTGTATTTGGCCTCTGGAGTGCCTGTGCGTCTGTGGGAAATATCCTTGGGGCGTTCCTTGCCTCCTGTGTTCTCAAGTATGGCTATGAG tATGCCTTCTTGGTGACTGCCTCAGTCCAGTTTGCTGGAGGAGTAATTGTCTTCTGTGGGCTCCTGACTTCACCAAAGGAAGTGG GCCTTCCTGAGCTTGGAGCTGATGAAGAAGGCAGTGTTGAGGAAGATGCCAACAGACCATTGATGGGCGATGATGATGCAGATGATGATGAAGGCAATTACTCTATTCAAGCGTCTGATACTGACAGCCAGCCAAAAGCCATCGGCTTTTTCCAGGCCTGTTGTCTTCCAGGTGTAGTACTG TATTCTTTGGCCTATGCCTGCCTGAAGCTGGTGAATTACTCATTCTTCTTCTGGCTGCCCTTCTACCTCAGCAACAACTTTGGatggaaagaagcagaagctgaCCAGCTTTCCATCTGGTATGATGTGGGAGGAATCATAG GTGGAACTATCCAGGGCTTGATTTCTGACGTGCTACAAAAGAGAGCCCCAGTACTAGCAATTAGCCTGCTCTTTGCTGTAGGCTCTCTCTTTGGATACAGCC GTTCTCCTAATAGCAAACCTATCAATGCTGTGATCATGGCAATTACAG GGTTTTTCATTGGCGGCCCTTCTAACATGATCAGTTCTGCAATTTCTGCTGACCTGGGGCGCCAGGATTTGGTGAGAGGCAGCAGCGAGGCTCTGGCAACCGTCACAGGGATTGTGGATGGAACTGGCAGCATTGGTGCTGCGGTGGGCCAG TATCTGGTGTCTTTGATTCAAGAGAACCTGGGATGGATGTGggttttctatttcttcattctaatg ACGAGTTCAACCATCCTGTTCATTTCACCATTAATAGTGAGGGAGATCAGACTGCTTCTGCACGAGCGGCACCTGCGGATGCTGGCTGAGTGA